Proteins from one Halopseudomonas pelagia genomic window:
- a CDS encoding FixH family protein: MQQDEIIPPWYKQFWPWFIIGILVFAVVIGLGLLFISLAHQDSMVRDNYYKEGRAINMHLGRDQLADELQLSSEFSVDEVTGEISLNLEGQLEPLPADLQLDLISPSHAERDRTVLLKRIGGNQYAGQLSESMQGRHYVDLSDPTKPGETGWRLTDEINLGSGQTYRLSAE, encoded by the coding sequence ATGCAGCAAGACGAAATCATTCCACCCTGGTACAAGCAGTTCTGGCCCTGGTTCATCATCGGAATTCTGGTGTTTGCCGTAGTCATCGGGCTGGGTTTGCTGTTTATTTCGCTAGCACACCAGGACAGCATGGTTCGCGACAACTATTACAAGGAAGGTCGCGCGATCAACATGCACCTGGGCCGCGATCAGTTGGCTGATGAGCTGCAGCTGTCCTCCGAGTTCAGCGTGGACGAGGTAACAGGCGAGATCAGTCTGAACCTTGAGGGTCAGTTGGAGCCGCTGCCGGCCGACCTGCAACTGGACTTGATCTCCCCTTCTCACGCGGAACGCGACCGCACCGTGCTGCTCAAGCGCATTGGTGGCAATCAGTACGCCGGGCAGTTGTCTGAATCCATGCAGGGTCGTCACTACGTCGATCTGAGCGACCCGACCAAACCTGGCGAAACAGGCTGGCGTCTGACCGATGAGATCAACCTGGGCAGCGGGCAGACTTACCGTCTCAGCGCCGAGTAA
- the ccoG gene encoding cytochrome c oxidase accessory protein CcoG, with amino-acid sequence MSEKIPVKNVTPPGQVQSYDLYAKRDKIHTRSYQGFFRNVRLIGVGLLFLLYFGTAWLDWGGRQAVLFDLPARQFHIFSATFQPEDFFLLSFLLIICAFGLFFITVFAGRIWCGYTCPQTVWTWIFMWAEKVTEGERNARIKLDKQPMNVNKLARRTAKHSIWLSVSVITALTFVGYFTPIRELVPDTFTLQISGWALFWVFFFTVATYINAGWLREQVCFYMCPYGRFQSVMFDKDTLIVAYDPRRGEQRGPRKKGVEPAAVGLGDCVDCHMCVQVCPTGIDIRDGLQYECIQCAACVDACDEVMDKMDYPRGLISYTTEHNLSGEKTQVIRPRLLGYGAALAIMIGLFIVTVTSLSEVSLDVQRDRNVLFREARGGDIENVYIVRIFNKAQQERTFDLSIEGHPELEMNLPDNRLTVEANGHLQLPVNVQLDPAFLESTNMPVNFRVTAEDDPEVTTLSESRFMGPNLR; translated from the coding sequence ATGAGCGAAAAAATTCCCGTCAAGAATGTTACCCCTCCGGGTCAGGTTCAGAGCTACGATCTGTACGCCAAGCGCGACAAGATCCACACGCGGTCTTACCAGGGTTTTTTTCGCAACGTACGACTGATCGGCGTGGGTTTGCTGTTTCTGCTGTATTTCGGTACCGCCTGGCTGGATTGGGGTGGCCGTCAGGCCGTGCTGTTTGATCTGCCGGCACGCCAGTTCCATATTTTCAGTGCCACTTTCCAGCCGGAAGACTTCTTTTTGCTGTCCTTCCTGCTGATCATCTGCGCCTTTGGCCTGTTTTTCATTACCGTGTTTGCCGGCCGCATCTGGTGCGGTTACACCTGCCCGCAAACCGTATGGACATGGATTTTCATGTGGGCGGAAAAGGTCACCGAGGGCGAGCGCAACGCGCGCATCAAGCTCGACAAACAACCGATGAACGTCAACAAGCTTGCTCGCCGTACTGCCAAACACAGCATCTGGCTGAGCGTGTCGGTAATCACCGCGCTAACCTTCGTCGGCTACTTCACGCCGATTCGCGAACTGGTACCGGATACCTTTACCCTGCAAATCAGTGGCTGGGCGCTGTTCTGGGTGTTCTTCTTTACCGTGGCCACCTACATCAATGCCGGCTGGTTGCGCGAGCAAGTGTGCTTTTACATGTGCCCCTACGGGCGCTTCCAGAGCGTGATGTTCGACAAGGACACGCTGATCGTCGCCTATGACCCGCGCCGCGGTGAGCAGCGCGGGCCACGCAAGAAAGGCGTTGAACCTGCCGCGGTGGGGCTGGGTGACTGCGTCGACTGTCACATGTGCGTTCAGGTATGTCCGACCGGTATCGACATCCGCGACGGCCTGCAATACGAGTGCATTCAATGCGCCGCCTGCGTGGATGCCTGTGACGAAGTCATGGACAAGATGGACTACCCCCGAGGCCTGATCAGCTATACCACCGAACATAACCTCAGCGGCGAGAAGACCCAGGTCATTCGTCCGCGACTGCTCGGCTATGGTGCGGCCCTGGCGATCATGATCGGCTTGTTCATCGTGACTGTTACCAGCCTGTCCGAAGTGTCACTGGACGTGCAGCGTGACCGCAACGTGCTGTTCCGCGAGGCCCGCGGCGGCGATATCGAGAACGTGTATATTGTCAGGATCTTCAACAAGGCCCAGCAGGAGCGCACCTTTGATCTGAGCATCGAAGGGCATCCGGAATTGGAGATGAATCTGCCGGACAACCGCCTGACTGTCGAGGCCAACGGACACTTGCAACTGCCGGTGAACGTGCAGCTGGATCCGGCATTCCTGGAAAGCACCAACATGCCAGTCAACTTCCGCGTCACCGCTGAAGACGACCCCGAAGTGACAACGCTGTCCGAAAGCCGTTTCATGGGCCCTAACCTCAGGTAA
- the ccoP gene encoding cytochrome-c oxidase, cbb3-type subunit III, producing the protein MSNFWSGYIIVLTLITLGLILWLLFATRKGQRPEETDQTVGHSFDGIEEYDNPLPRWWFVLFLATIVFSAIYLVLYPGMGKWPGILGWTQVSQYEEEVADAREQFAPIFAKFADMSVEEVAQDDAAHRIGQRLFAVNCSVCHGSDGRGAYGFPNLTDDDWIWGGEPDQIRTTLNGGRQAAMPAWLAVIGESGVRNTAGYVRSLSGLETEGVDIAAGEQIFKTNCVACHGPDGTGNPLLGAPNLTDDVWLYGASMLQVQQSLRYGRNGNMPSQAHLGEDKLHVLTAYVYSLSKRNTDAEAD; encoded by the coding sequence ATGAGTAATTTCTGGAGCGGGTACATCATTGTCCTGACCCTGATCACGCTGGGCCTGATCCTCTGGTTGCTCTTCGCTACCCGCAAAGGGCAGCGGCCGGAAGAAACCGACCAAACCGTTGGCCATTCCTTCGATGGTATCGAGGAGTACGACAACCCCCTGCCGCGCTGGTGGTTCGTCCTGTTTCTGGCGACCATCGTGTTCAGCGCCATCTACCTGGTGCTATACCCAGGCATGGGTAAATGGCCTGGCATCCTCGGTTGGACCCAAGTGAGCCAGTACGAGGAAGAGGTAGCGGATGCACGTGAGCAGTTCGCACCGATTTTCGCCAAGTTTGCCGACATGTCAGTGGAAGAAGTTGCCCAGGACGACGCCGCACATCGCATCGGCCAGCGCCTGTTTGCGGTCAACTGTTCGGTCTGCCACGGCTCTGATGGCCGCGGTGCCTACGGCTTCCCGAACCTGACCGACGACGACTGGATCTGGGGCGGTGAGCCGGACCAGATTCGCACCACGCTCAATGGCGGCCGTCAGGCGGCGATGCCGGCCTGGCTGGCAGTCATCGGCGAGTCTGGTGTTCGCAACACGGCCGGTTATGTTCGTAGCCTGTCCGGACTGGAAACTGAAGGCGTGGATATTGCTGCTGGCGAACAGATCTTCAAGACCAACTGCGTGGCATGCCACGGCCCGGACGGCACAGGCAACCCACTATTGGGCGCACCTAACCTGACTGACGATGTCTGGCTCTACGGCGCCAGCATGCTGCAGGTTCAGCAGAGCCTGCGCTATGGTCGTAACGGCAACATGCCATCCCAGGCGCACCTGGGTGAAGACAAGCTGCACGTGCTGACCGCGTACGTTTATAGCCTGTCCAAGCGCAACACCGACGCCGAAGCAGACTGA
- a CDS encoding cbb3-type cytochrome oxidase subunit 3, translating to MDINTLRGIATILAMLAFIGVTVWAYSSYKKKDFDEAAQLPFADESDDEKARREQQDARSNKE from the coding sequence ATGGATATCAACACTCTCCGCGGCATTGCCACCATCCTTGCGATGCTGGCATTCATCGGTGTCACCGTATGGGCCTATAGCTCCTACAAGAAAAAAGATTTCGACGAAGCGGCTCAACTGCCCTTCGCCGATGAGTCTGATGATGAAAAAGCGCGCCGTGAGCAGCAAGACGCTAGGAGTAACAAAGAATGA
- the ccoO gene encoding cytochrome-c oxidase, cbb3-type subunit II: protein MKKHELVEKNLGLLVVLIVVAISFGGLTQIVPLFFQQETTQPIEGLRPYTALELEGRDIYIREGCVGCHSQMVRPFRSETERYGHYSVAGESVYEHPFLWGSKRTGPDLARVGQRYSDDWHRAHLINPRDVVPESKMPAYPWLQENILSGDHTAAKMTGLRRLGVPYTDEDIAGAEEEVKGVAEIDAVIAYLQHLGTVLSDRR, encoded by the coding sequence ATGAAAAAGCACGAATTGGTAGAAAAAAATCTGGGCCTGCTGGTAGTGCTGATCGTTGTTGCGATCAGCTTCGGCGGCCTGACCCAGATCGTCCCGCTGTTCTTTCAGCAGGAAACCACTCAGCCGATCGAGGGCCTGCGGCCTTACACCGCGCTGGAGCTGGAAGGACGTGACATCTATATCCGCGAAGGTTGCGTTGGTTGCCACTCGCAGATGGTCCGCCCGTTCCGTTCAGAAACCGAGCGTTATGGTCACTACTCGGTAGCCGGTGAAAGCGTCTACGAGCACCCTTTCCTGTGGGGCTCCAAGCGTACCGGTCCGGATCTGGCCCGCGTGGGTCAGCGTTACTCCGACGATTGGCATCGTGCGCACTTGATCAACCCGCGTGACGTGGTGCCTGAATCCAAGATGCCGGCTTACCCTTGGCTTCAGGAAAACATCCTGAGCGGCGACCATACCGCTGCCAAGATGACTGGCCTGCGCCGCCTGGGCGTGCCCTACACCGACGAAGACATTGCCGGTGCTGAAGAGGAAGTCAAAGGGGTCGCTGAAATCGACGCCGTGATCGCCTATCTGCAGCACCTCGGCACTGTTCTTTCAGATCGCCGGTAA
- the ccoN gene encoding cytochrome-c oxidase, cbb3-type subunit I, whose amino-acid sequence MSTATTSTAYNYKVVRQFAVMTVIWGIVGMSLGVLLAAQLVWPALNFDLPWTSFGRLRPLHTNAVVFAFGGCALMATSFYVVQRTSQARLFSDRLAAFVFWGWQTVIVLAVITLPLGLTSTKEYAELEWPIDILIALVWISYGLVFFGTIMKRQMKHIYVGNWFFGAFIITVAVLHIVNSMAMPITLFKSYSMYSGATDAMVQWWYGHNAVGFFLTAGFLGMMYYFVPKQANRPIYSYRLSIVHFWALIAIYIWAGPHHLHYTALPDWAQSLGMVMSLILLAPSWGGMINGMMTLSGAWHKLRTDPILRFLVVSLAFYGMSTFEGPMMAIKTVNALSHYTDWTIGHVHAGALGWVAMISIGSLYHMIPKIFGREQMHSVGLINVHFWLATVGTVLYIVSMWVNGITQGLMWRAVNVDGTLTYSFVEALEASHPGFIVRMIGGLFFLIGMLLMGYNVWRTIRASQPAEAQAAAQMTQGAAH is encoded by the coding sequence ATGAGCACAGCTACCACTTCGACAGCTTATAACTACAAAGTGGTACGTCAGTTCGCCGTCATGACGGTGATCTGGGGTATCGTAGGCATGAGCCTTGGTGTCCTTCTGGCAGCCCAGCTGGTCTGGCCCGCCCTGAACTTTGACCTGCCCTGGACCAGCTTCGGACGCCTGCGCCCGTTGCATACCAATGCGGTCGTCTTTGCCTTTGGCGGTTGCGCGTTGATGGCTACCTCCTTCTACGTGGTGCAGCGCACCTCACAGGCCCGGCTGTTTTCCGACCGCCTGGCGGCCTTTGTGTTCTGGGGCTGGCAGACAGTTATCGTCTTAGCGGTTATTACGCTGCCTCTGGGTCTCACGTCGACCAAAGAGTATGCCGAACTGGAATGGCCGATCGATATTCTTATCGCTCTGGTCTGGATCAGTTACGGCCTGGTGTTCTTCGGAACCATTATGAAGCGCCAGATGAAGCACATCTATGTGGGTAACTGGTTCTTTGGCGCCTTCATCATTACCGTTGCTGTGCTGCACATCGTCAACAGCATGGCTATGCCGATCACGCTGTTCAAATCCTACTCGATGTATTCGGGTGCGACGGATGCAATGGTACAGTGGTGGTACGGGCACAACGCGGTGGGGTTCTTCCTGACTGCTGGCTTCCTGGGCATGATGTATTACTTCGTACCCAAGCAGGCTAACCGCCCGATCTACTCCTACCGTCTGTCGATCGTGCACTTCTGGGCACTGATCGCCATCTACATCTGGGCCGGCCCGCACCACCTGCATTACACAGCGCTGCCTGACTGGGCACAGTCGCTGGGCATGGTGATGTCACTGATTCTGCTCGCGCCAAGCTGGGGCGGCATGATCAACGGCATGATGACGCTGTCGGGTGCCTGGCACAAACTGCGCACCGATCCGATCCTGCGCTTCCTGGTGGTGTCCTTGGCGTTCTACGGCATGTCGACCTTTGAAGGTCCGATGATGGCGATTAAAACCGTCAACGCCCTCTCCCACTACACCGACTGGACCATTGGTCACGTACACGCCGGTGCGCTGGGCTGGGTAGCGATGATCTCCATCGGTTCGCTCTATCACATGATTCCGAAGATCTTCGGTCGTGAGCAGATGCACAGCGTTGGCCTGATCAACGTACACTTCTGGCTGGCTACTGTAGGTACGGTTCTGTATATCGTTTCCATGTGGGTTAACGGCATTACCCAGGGCCTGATGTGGCGCGCAGTCAACGTCGACGGCACCCTGACCTACTCCTTTGTGGAAGCGCTGGAAGCCAGCCACCCGGGCTTTATTGTCCGCATGATCGGCGGTTTGTTCTTCCTCATTGGTATGCTTCTGATGGGTTACAACGTGTGGCGCACCATTCGCGCCTCTCAGCCGGCTGAAGCACAGGCCGCCGCGCAAATGACCCAGGGAGCAGCTCACTAA
- a CDS encoding alpha/beta fold hydrolase, which produces MPAKLIDHPANGAAHATLLFAHGAGAPMDSEFMQLMATLLSQQGLDVVRFEFPYMQTRRLEGKKRPPDPMPRLLDAYREQCGLHRGPLFIAGKSMGGRVASMLVDELPVAGAVCFGYPFHPPGKPEKTRIAHLQNLRRPLLVLQGTRDPLGKPYEVAEYPLSERLELKWLDSADHDFKPLKASGLTQQDVIAHAARLAGEFCRQHLPGSIVSTG; this is translated from the coding sequence TTGCCTGCAAAGCTGATTGACCACCCCGCGAATGGCGCAGCACATGCGACCCTGCTGTTCGCACATGGCGCAGGCGCGCCTATGGATAGCGAGTTCATGCAGCTGATGGCTACGTTGCTGAGCCAGCAGGGGCTCGACGTCGTACGGTTCGAATTTCCCTATATGCAGACTCGTCGCTTGGAAGGTAAAAAGCGCCCGCCTGACCCAATGCCGAGGTTGCTTGACGCCTACCGCGAGCAATGCGGCCTGCACCGCGGCCCGTTATTTATTGCGGGTAAATCCATGGGCGGCAGGGTAGCGAGCATGCTGGTGGACGAGTTGCCGGTAGCCGGCGCTGTGTGCTTTGGTTATCCCTTTCATCCGCCTGGCAAGCCGGAAAAAACCCGCATCGCTCATTTGCAAAATTTACGCCGCCCGCTGTTAGTGCTGCAAGGTACCCGCGATCCGTTAGGTAAGCCGTATGAAGTCGCTGAGTACCCGCTATCCGAGCGCTTGGAACTGAAGTGGTTGGACAGCGCGGACCATGACTTCAAGCCGCTCAAGGCATCAGGGTTGACCCAGCAGGATGTTATTGCCCATGCCGCGCGGTTAGCTGGCGAGTTCTGTCGCCAGCATTTACCTGGTTCAATCGTTAGCACCGGTTAA
- a CDS encoding IS3 family transposase (programmed frameshift) has translation MSNPRYTEEFKIEAVKQVADRGHSVAEVAARLGVSAHSLYQWLKRYSKPTAQRQQDDDLQAENRRLKAELKRVSEERDIFKKGHRVLRQRVRLRYAFIQSQVDKYPVRRLCKMMTVHPSGYYAWCRNKLSDRAREDQRLLGQIKHSWLESGGVYGYRKIHLDLREAGEACGKHRVARLMRCEGLRSQTGYRRRPGHYGGKPAVVSPNHLDRQFDVAAPNVAWVTDITYIRTYEGWLYLSVVIDLFSRQVVGWSMKPRMTSDLALDALLAAVWRRKPQGCVMVHSDQGSQFSSGDWQSFLKANHLVGSMSRRGNCHDNAVAESFFQLLKRERIKRQIYPTREAARQDVFNYIEMFYNPRRRHGTSGDLSPVEYEKRHYQSLASV, from the exons ATGAGCAATCCACGCTACACCGAAGAATTCAAAATCGAAGCCGTCAAGCAGGTGGCAGATCGAGGCCATTCCGTTGCCGAGGTCGCCGCTCGATTAGGCGTGTCGGCACACAGCCTGTATCAATGGCTCAAGCGCTACTCCAAGCCCACCGCCCAGCGACAGCAGGATGATGATCTTCAGGCTGAGAACCGTCGATTGAAGGCCGAGCTCAAGCGCGTATCAGAAGAGCGAGATATAT TTAAAAAAGGCCACCGCGTACTTCGCCAGAGAGTCCGACTGAGGTACGCGTTTATTCAGAGCCAAGTGGACAAATATCCCGTGCGCCGCCTGTGCAAAATGATGACTGTGCACCCCAGCGGTTACTATGCATGGTGTCGCAACAAGCTGTCTGATCGCGCTCGGGAAGATCAGCGTCTGTTGGGCCAGATAAAACACTCTTGGCTGGAAAGCGGCGGCGTGTATGGCTATCGCAAAATTCATCTGGATCTTCGTGAAGCGGGTGAGGCTTGCGGTAAGCACAGGGTAGCCCGCCTCATGCGCTGCGAGGGATTGCGCTCACAGACGGGTTATCGCCGCCGCCCTGGTCATTACGGTGGGAAGCCTGCGGTAGTTTCACCCAATCACTTGGATCGCCAATTCGATGTAGCAGCGCCCAATGTTGCATGGGTGACCGATATAACTTACATCCGCACCTACGAAGGTTGGTTGTATCTGTCCGTGGTTATCGACCTGTTCTCCCGTCAGGTTGTCGGCTGGTCGATGAAGCCGCGCATGACATCTGACTTGGCGCTAGACGCGCTGTTAGCCGCAGTGTGGCGTCGCAAGCCGCAAGGATGTGTGATGGTTCATTCGGACCAAGGCAGTCAGTTTAGTAGCGGGGACTGGCAGAGCTTCCTGAAAGCGAATCACCTGGTGGGCAGCATGAGCCGCCGGGGAAACTGCCATGACAACGCGGTAGCTGAAAGCTTCTTTCAGCTACTCAAACGGGAGCGAATCAAGCGACAAATCTATCCAACACGCGAGGCTGCAAGACAAGACGTGTTCAATTACATTGAGATGTTTTATAACCCAAGGCGCCGGCACGGCACGAGTGGTGACCTGTCACCGGTCGAGTACGAAAAGCGTCATTACCAGAGTCTGGCGAGTGTCTAG
- a CDS encoding methyl-accepting chemotaxis protein, translating to MSSETIDNMRSMKRAEGNADGFRQPAAQIFSPTGLCLLLLASQLFFSAALLWLSSGLLFGASLLLTPVALMLIKEVRLLNGGSQTAQAQLSKANAVQIDLAPDDSPQRAADPLSAQLAEFSSRLRDIMLDLQQQSLRIALSSAQNRLLAEHAGNDAQQQKNLSELIFQASEQTTRALQDISSRAGIITEMNGRNLEVARSSKLQLGDAREQMQQISQSMTGFKTNIEALDSTSGQIRSILTTVQDFSSQTNMLALNAAIEAARAGEHGRGFAVVADEVRNLSVKVGSAATQIGQLIEQMLDAMAGADQQTQTMQAQTNQAGSAVSTAAEQFERMVEDFQQANDDLLMVSSALEQLTVTNTETHQHGSAIRDLSVGISQCVSSVFEHADTQLENTNLVLQALCNFRLGQGNLEGATDKLMARRRLIESRLEQLLEQGINVFDRQYQPIPNTHPPKHNVSWAEPYQKLVQPLLDEWDSQGKDGIVYMVPVDNHGYLAASRSATSQPLTGDPAIDAAKSVHMRFVAKGVMNRP from the coding sequence ATGAGCAGCGAGACCATCGACAATATGCGTAGCATGAAAAGGGCGGAAGGGAATGCAGACGGTTTTCGTCAACCCGCCGCGCAGATCTTTTCCCCTACCGGCCTTTGTCTTTTACTCTTGGCCAGTCAGTTGTTTTTCAGCGCGGCATTACTCTGGCTAAGCAGTGGTCTGCTGTTCGGCGCTAGCCTGTTGCTCACGCCTGTGGCGCTGATGCTGATCAAGGAAGTGCGGTTATTGAACGGCGGCAGTCAGACTGCACAAGCGCAGCTATCCAAAGCCAATGCCGTGCAGATAGATCTGGCCCCGGACGACTCGCCCCAGCGGGCTGCCGACCCGCTAAGTGCACAACTTGCCGAGTTCTCCTCGCGGCTTCGCGACATCATGCTCGACCTGCAGCAACAGAGCCTGCGTATTGCGCTGTCCTCAGCGCAAAACCGTCTACTCGCCGAGCACGCCGGCAATGATGCCCAGCAACAAAAGAACTTGTCAGAATTGATCTTCCAGGCCAGCGAGCAAACCACTCGGGCGCTACAGGACATATCCTCCCGCGCGGGCATCATCACCGAGATGAACGGCCGCAACCTGGAAGTAGCGCGCAGCTCGAAACTGCAGCTCGGCGACGCCCGTGAACAGATGCAACAAATCAGTCAGAGCATGACGGGTTTCAAGACCAATATCGAAGCGCTGGACAGCACCTCCGGCCAGATCCGCAGCATTCTCACCACAGTCCAGGATTTTTCTTCGCAGACCAATATGTTGGCTCTCAATGCTGCGATAGAAGCCGCCCGCGCGGGTGAGCATGGTCGTGGCTTTGCCGTTGTCGCCGACGAAGTGCGCAATCTATCGGTCAAGGTAGGCAGCGCAGCAACCCAGATTGGCCAGCTGATTGAGCAGATGCTCGATGCCATGGCCGGCGCGGATCAGCAGACCCAGACCATGCAGGCTCAGACCAACCAGGCCGGCAGCGCGGTCAGTACCGCCGCTGAGCAGTTTGAACGGATGGTCGAAGATTTCCAGCAGGCCAATGATGATCTATTGATGGTCAGCAGCGCGCTGGAACAACTGACCGTAACGAACACTGAAACCCACCAGCATGGCAGCGCCATACGCGATCTCAGTGTGGGGATCAGCCAGTGCGTCAGCAGTGTTTTTGAGCACGCAGATACCCAGCTGGAAAACACCAATCTGGTCCTGCAGGCGCTGTGCAACTTCCGCCTAGGACAGGGCAACCTGGAAGGCGCAACGGACAAGCTGATGGCGCGTCGGCGCCTGATCGAATCCCGCCTTGAACAACTGCTGGAGCAGGGCATAAACGTATTTGACCGGCAATACCAGCCCATCCCCAATACCCACCCGCCCAAGCACAACGTCAGTTGGGCGGAGCCGTACCAGAAGCTGGTTCAACCATTGCTTGATGAGTGGGACTCACAGGGTAAGGACGGTATCGTGTATATGGTGCCCGTGGACAATCACGGCTATTTGGCTGCCAGCCGCTCGGCTACCTCGCAGCCGCTGACTGGCGATCCCGCGATTGACGCTGCCAAAAGTGTACATATGCGCTTTGTGGCCAAGGGCGTGATGAATCGCCCCTAG